CCACCACGAAACCCCCACCTGAAACCCCGCCACCCCGGAATGTAGTGCTAACAAACCCGTGCCACTCCGTAACAGTCTGTTACAGAACAGCTTTTTCTCGGGCACTGTTCAAGTTGGGGAAGACGTCGATGTCGGCCCGGACGTGGGGCCGGTCGGAGGAGGGCGCCGGAGCGTCGGGAGAGCCGGCGGTGGGGGGTTCGGTGGTGGGCGGTTCGGTGACGGACGGGAGGTTCCGGCGGGCGGCATCGCCATCGCCGTCCGTCCCGGCGGCTTCCGCCAACACTCCGAGCGGCCGGGGCTCCGGCAACGGGCCCCCCAGGACGGCGTCGCGGGAGCCGGGTTCCATCCACCGGGTCAGGCGGCGGAGGAAGGTATCGGCCATCTCCGGATCGGCCTGCCCCAGGCGCGGCAATGGTAGCCGATTACCCTCTCTGTACACCCTCTCTGTACAGTTAATGTGTTGCCACAGAACTGGGTGCGATATGATATTGCGATATATAACGCTCTATTCTGGATTCCGTGGTATGCAAAGATAAGACATTGCAACATTAATTCCGTTGTGCTCGAAAATCATCTTCATTTCGTCCGTAGGAGCGGAAATCAATAGCTCTGCCACATCTTCTGGGATCTCATTCAGGTCGAATGCCCCTCCGCTTCTGTTACAAGAATCTCCGCTATTTATCCTAACAAGAACCAATGGTCTACAAATAACCTTTCCACCTCCAGATGACATATAGGCGTCAATACCATATATAACGTCTACCTGCGGCAGTGTTGATTTGAACAGCAGAATTGGAGAGAAGCTAGATATATCGGTGGTTGATAGTATGCAAAACATTTCATCCTGCATTGCTATTATATTGCCAAAATATGCATCCTCATCTGCTCCTGTTTCTGTCATCGATAGATTTTTCCCATTATTTTCGATAACATTGTGTCTTGCTAATATGGGTTTTTTATATCTCCTGGATGACATCGCCCACGGTGAATACCTATAGGATATATATTCACCACAGTATTTGTCGAGAGCTGTTCCACATAGTGTAATGCCAGACTTGCGACCGAATAGCTCCGCGATCCATGTCTGGTCACACACTGAAGATAACTCGCAACTTGAACCAGAAATGCCGTCGATTATATCAGAAACCGGATTTGAGATGCTCACTGGATTATCTATAACATGCTTTACAACGGATGAAATTCTTTCTATTGATTTAAGTCCAGCAGACATTGATGATGTGTCATATTCAATTGTTTTTATAAATGCTATATCAAATGGCAGTTTTGTTCCTTTCAAAGCAACCTGAATTGTTGGCTTTCTAATCGCGTGTCTTGCTGCTAATTCATAATATACATTCGGATTAGCTCCAGTAAGATCGGCGATGACCAGATCTGCACGCTTGATCATATCCATTATAGAACGGGTTATCATGCCGGGGTCCGGAACCATGTCGGCCCGCACAACCTCAAAATTATATTGCGAGACAGCTCGCTCGATCAACAGAAACGCCTCGTCTGCCTGTTCCCTTTCCGGACTATCTTCGGAACCTATCTGCGATATCACAAAGCAAAGCTTCGGATCTGGTTCGGACACCGCTCCCTCCATTCAAACCAATGCCAATAGCATCTTCCTCACGTTCCTCGATTAGTACAACGAAATAATGTCAATAGAACTAAAAAATATCATCCATCATATTGACAATTTTATATAGCATGGACCCGTCTGGGATTCAAACCCGGTGGTACCCGTTGTCGGAATTGCCGCGGCTGGGCTATCCTGCCGCCATGGAAAACGTGCTCCCCGTCCTGTTCCTGATGGCGGTCGGCGTCGGTCTTCGTCGGCTGCCGGCCTTTCCCGCCACCACGGGACAGAGCCTCAACATGTTCGTCGTCTACGTCTCGCTGCCCGCCCTGGTGCTGGTGCAGGTGCCGAAGCTC
The Magnetospirillum sp. WYHS-4 DNA segment above includes these coding regions:
- a CDS encoding nucleoside 2-deoxyribosyltransferase, which gives rise to MSEPDPKLCFVISQIGSEDSPEREQADEAFLLIERAVSQYNFEVVRADMVPDPGMITRSIMDMIKRADLVIADLTGANPNVYYELAARHAIRKPTIQVALKGTKLPFDIAFIKTIEYDTSSMSAGLKSIERISSVVKHVIDNPVSISNPVSDIIDGISGSSCELSSVCDQTWIAELFGRKSGITLCGTALDKYCGEYISYRYSPWAMSSRRYKKPILARHNVIENNGKNLSMTETGADEDAYFGNIIAMQDEMFCILSTTDISSFSPILLFKSTLPQVDVIYGIDAYMSSGGGKVICRPLVLVRINSGDSCNRSGGAFDLNEIPEDVAELLISAPTDEMKMIFEHNGINVAMSYLCIPRNPE